One region of Exiguobacterium acetylicum genomic DNA includes:
- a CDS encoding HAMP domain-containing sensor histidine kinase — MITKWINRKIGRQLMASFYVVLATLMISSLIVYNYTDTKLQATRAKLEDIRDRSARAGALWEEWQDVQFNMRGYALMGNGELYNQVMAQQDKIDQQTEWFEKNAIYDQGKAFAQSSRELYGYYFDAILPLIQSYVKAKESGDVTESFLKGTTLAELPLGQKLLAEGKIQLDAQGNIDVLSEINKSELALGGYREFLEDWAQRTSDQLEREIRTTQLIWLANIVVLLAVLIFFIYPFIRRITMELLSLVKNSQRLANGEDVSSVKVPNRKDEIGILALSFNQMASSISENKQHLLAKNEELQAQQEELQAQQEELQAQQEELEEALELTMRNEQHLQYRNDLTETLAARESLTAYPEIIEKLVTITDSEIGALVFVDEEDSYSVVTYGMTDELAEQLLQNDASLLKRAESLKSPVHSSKQVASNHPLPYPYYMYETAVPILDPTADDIIAYIYLVRYRDQFTNEQMRDVMSFSRQLSLSLLRMRLFDEMTKEKTKTERILDSIREAVIYLEPGKEEVFVNRPLYDLFPELRYGVQTERETLQTCLEVIRSVVDEPEVFSRYVDSVLRGELPTDSLQFSIRNETVFIQFYVEVIHIHHVHKGTMLVMRDVTKETEMDRLKSELVSTVSHELRTPLSSIYGFTELMLNRDIEESRQDRYLRTIHSETERLANLVNDFLDVQRMESGTQSYKKASVNIYTIAEETTQFYAASTQAHRITFRHEGNQLPVIEADEEKIRQLLNNLLNNAVKYSPSGGAIDVVLTTSLDQVILQVRDEGIGIPEQSLSRLFEKFYRVDNSDSRKIGGTGLGLAICKEIVTGHGGEIHVESVVKEGSLFTVKFPLVQSTHVTIS; from the coding sequence TTATGCATTGATGGGAAATGGGGAGTTGTACAATCAAGTCATGGCTCAACAAGATAAGATTGATCAGCAGACAGAATGGTTCGAAAAAAATGCGATTTATGATCAAGGAAAGGCATTCGCCCAGTCCTCGAGAGAATTGTATGGTTATTATTTCGATGCCATCTTGCCGCTTATTCAATCGTATGTCAAAGCGAAAGAGTCCGGGGATGTCACGGAATCCTTCTTAAAAGGGACAACACTTGCTGAATTGCCACTCGGTCAGAAGTTATTAGCTGAAGGTAAGATTCAATTAGATGCTCAAGGAAACATCGATGTACTATCGGAAATCAATAAGAGCGAGCTAGCACTCGGCGGTTATCGCGAATTTTTAGAGGATTGGGCACAACGGACGAGCGATCAGTTGGAACGGGAAATCCGGACGACACAGCTGATTTGGTTAGCGAATATTGTCGTCTTACTTGCCGTCTTGATTTTCTTTATTTATCCGTTTATCCGCCGCATCACGATGGAATTATTATCTCTCGTCAAGAACAGTCAACGGCTTGCGAACGGTGAAGATGTTTCGAGCGTCAAAGTACCGAATCGTAAAGATGAAATCGGAATTCTGGCGTTATCCTTCAATCAGATGGCAAGTTCGATTTCAGAGAACAAGCAGCATTTATTAGCGAAAAATGAAGAATTACAAGCGCAACAGGAAGAATTGCAAGCACAGCAGGAAGAATTGCAAGCACAGCAAGAAGAACTTGAAGAAGCATTAGAGCTGACGATGCGGAATGAGCAACATCTGCAGTATCGGAATGATTTGACAGAAACGCTCGCGGCGCGTGAGTCGTTGACTGCTTATCCGGAAATCATCGAGAAGCTCGTCACGATCACGGATTCTGAGATTGGTGCATTAGTATTTGTTGATGAAGAAGACAGTTATTCTGTCGTTACGTATGGAATGACGGATGAATTGGCAGAACAGCTGCTTCAAAATGATGCGTCTCTCTTAAAACGAGCCGAGTCACTGAAGTCACCTGTTCATTCTTCTAAACAAGTCGCAAGCAATCATCCATTGCCATATCCGTACTATATGTACGAAACAGCTGTACCGATTCTCGACCCCACTGCAGATGATATCATTGCGTACATCTACCTTGTCCGTTACCGCGATCAGTTTACGAACGAACAGATGCGTGATGTCATGTCCTTCTCCCGCCAATTATCGCTATCGCTTTTACGGATGCGATTGTTTGACGAAATGACGAAAGAGAAAACGAAGACGGAGCGGATTCTTGATTCGATTCGAGAGGCCGTCATTTATCTTGAACCGGGGAAAGAAGAGGTCTTCGTCAATCGACCATTATATGATTTATTCCCGGAATTACGTTATGGTGTCCAGACTGAACGGGAGACATTGCAAACGTGCTTAGAAGTCATTCGATCCGTCGTCGACGAACCAGAAGTCTTTAGCCGTTATGTTGATTCAGTTCTGCGTGGAGAATTACCGACCGATAGTTTACAGTTCTCGATTCGAAACGAAACGGTATTCATTCAATTTTATGTCGAGGTGATCCATATCCATCACGTACATAAAGGAACGATGCTCGTCATGCGTGATGTGACGAAAGAGACTGAAATGGATCGTTTGAAATCAGAACTCGTTTCAACCGTTTCTCATGAACTTCGGACGCCACTCTCTTCGATTTACGGATTTACAGAACTCATGCTTAACCGAGACATCGAAGAGTCGCGCCAAGATCGATATTTGCGGACAATCCATTCTGAAACGGAACGTCTTGCGAATCTCGTCAATGATTTCTTAGATGTCCAGCGCATGGAATCGGGCACACAATCGTATAAAAAAGCATCCGTGAACATCTATACGATTGCTGAAGAAACGACTCAGTTTTATGCGGCTTCGACACAGGCTCATCGGATTACGTTCCGTCACGAGGGAAATCAGTTGCCTGTCATTGAAGCAGACGAAGAAAAAATCAGACAGTTGCTCAATAATTTATTGAATAATGCGGTGAAATATTCACCATCTGGTGGTGCGATCGATGTCGTACTCACGACATCACTTGATCAAGTCATTCTTCAAGTTCGAGATGAGGGAATCGGGATTCCAGAACAATCGCTGAGTCGTTTATTCGAAAAGTTCTATCGCGTCGATAACTCGGATAGTCGAAAAATTGGTGGGACTGGTCTAGGGCTAGCTATCTGTAAGGAAATCGTCACGGGTCATGGTGGAGAAATTCATGTCGAGTCAGTCGTGAAGGAAGGTAGTCTTTTTACCGTCAAATTTCCACTTGTCCAGTCTACACATGTGACAATCTCCTGA
- a CDS encoding DUF1516 family protein: protein MPITAFVHTHVLLWVLLLVTFFVAFSMYKNNKKAAKGIHMAFRLLLLLTFATGLYLYIKIMGMSENPDPLYHAKITAGLLTLIFGELTLVRVKKGKAYSGFVIGFIVLVLVTVFLGYSLPYGMKFF from the coding sequence ATGCCAATCACAGCATTCGTTCACACACACGTCTTACTTTGGGTACTTTTATTGGTTACGTTCTTCGTCGCTTTTTCGATGTACAAGAACAACAAAAAAGCTGCAAAAGGGATTCATATGGCGTTCCGTCTGTTGCTCTTATTGACGTTCGCGACAGGTCTTTATCTGTACATCAAAATCATGGGGATGTCTGAAAATCCAGACCCACTCTATCATGCGAAGATCACAGCAGGTCTTTTGACGCTCATCTTCGGAGAATTGACACTCGTTCGTGTCAAAAAGGGCAAAGCCTATTCCGGTTTCGTCATCGGATTCATCGTGCTTGTCCTTGTAACAGTGTTCCTAGGTTATTCACTCCCATACGGCATGAAATTCTTCTAA
- a CDS encoding class I SAM-dependent methyltransferase, giving the protein MKRAEPVLPLWHGYIGYKYGLFDALQTGATQAEAQLRMQRPLTQEALSRWFEVGVAVGHLKKKDLRYTATRHVLPELSQSDDRSIGFMLSEMMELHLPALFSYPQFLEEGQQKTFNGEEHGDIVAETSALVETVAFPAVRHIIRSRNLTSLLDIGCAYGGYLRKIHEALPDLRLAGIDIEESVIAEAKRRDTSGEIDFVVGDIKTFDVKETYDGVMMNNILYYFPQPERLALLEGVRRFVKDDGTVILVTPLRDSSHGAPFSAAFNAFMTLHENLYPLPSKEELKEDLSKAGFENISITPFLKEGAWYIVTANATS; this is encoded by the coding sequence ATGAAACGCGCAGAACCGGTGTTACCACTTTGGCATGGGTATATCGGTTATAAATATGGGTTATTCGATGCTCTTCAAACAGGGGCAACACAAGCAGAGGCACAGCTACGAATGCAGCGTCCGCTGACACAGGAAGCGTTATCCCGCTGGTTCGAAGTCGGTGTCGCAGTCGGTCACTTGAAGAAAAAAGATTTACGCTATACAGCGACTCGCCATGTTCTTCCAGAACTCTCTCAATCAGACGATCGCAGTATCGGATTCATGTTATCGGAAATGATGGAGCTGCATTTGCCAGCACTATTCTCCTATCCTCAATTTTTAGAAGAGGGTCAACAAAAGACATTTAATGGAGAGGAACATGGAGACATCGTGGCTGAAACTTCAGCTCTCGTTGAGACGGTTGCTTTCCCGGCAGTACGCCATATCATTCGCAGTCGTAATCTGACCTCACTCCTTGATATTGGTTGTGCTTATGGTGGATATCTCCGTAAAATTCACGAGGCATTGCCGGACTTACGACTCGCTGGAATCGATATTGAAGAATCCGTCATTGCCGAAGCAAAACGACGAGATACGAGCGGAGAGATTGATTTTGTCGTCGGAGACATTAAAACGTTTGATGTCAAAGAGACCTATGACGGTGTCATGATGAATAATATTTTATATTACTTCCCGCAACCGGAACGCCTTGCGCTATTAGAAGGAGTTCGTCGTTTCGTCAAGGATGATGGAACAGTCATTCTCGTCACACCATTACGTGACAGTTCACATGGTGCACCTTTCTCAGCAGCATTCAATGCCTTCATGACGTTGCATGAGAATCTGTATCCATTACCAAGTAAGGAAGAATTGAAAGAAGATCTATCGAAAGCTGGGTTTGAAAACATTTCGATTACACCATTCTTAAAAGAAGGTGCCTGGTATATCGTCACTGCAAACGCCACTTCCTAA
- a CDS encoding phytoene desaturase family protein, whose translation MKRRVAVIGAGPGGLACALLLAGKGVDVTVYEKQTQVGGRTSAVKLGDYTFDRGPTFLNMPHILENVFHEAGLRLEDYLDLKALDPMYTLYFKGGTEQFTMTTDRDRMKEAIERQFPGNGEGYDRFMAEQALKLGKLMPILQTRHDRLTDYLSPRVLTALPRLSLGRSLYDVLSDYFTSEELKYSFTFQAKYLGMSAWECPGGFSILSYMEHAYGVHHPIGGMHQVPLAMQRAIEELGGTVQLGAGVEQLILNGKAVEGVILESGQHELFDEVIIGADFAHAMNHLVPEGVLKKWSRPKIDRKKFSCSTFMLYLGVNRTFDAPHHTIYFAEDYEKNVREMTQTLELSDDFSFYVQNPSVLDPTLAPEGKSAMYVLVPVPNNYSELDWSIEGPKLRRRVLDALETRSPYQGIEAAIEVEEMFTPDDWEAMGIHQGATFNLGHQLTQMMYFRPHNQFEELDHLYLVGGGTHPGSGLPTIFESARITAELVLKKEGVRT comes from the coding sequence GTGAAGCGACGCGTAGCAGTGATAGGAGCAGGACCTGGGGGACTTGCATGTGCCTTGTTATTAGCAGGAAAAGGAGTAGACGTCACCGTTTACGAAAAACAAACGCAAGTCGGTGGACGAACTTCTGCCGTCAAGCTAGGTGACTATACGTTCGATCGAGGACCAACATTCCTTAATATGCCGCATATTTTAGAAAATGTTTTTCACGAAGCCGGTTTACGATTAGAAGATTATTTAGATTTAAAGGCACTTGATCCGATGTATACACTCTATTTCAAAGGCGGAACAGAGCAGTTTACGATGACGACGGATCGGGACCGGATGAAAGAGGCAATCGAGCGACAATTTCCTGGAAACGGAGAAGGATACGATCGATTCATGGCAGAGCAAGCACTTAAGCTAGGAAAACTCATGCCAATCTTACAGACACGTCACGATCGGCTGACGGATTACTTATCACCGCGTGTCTTAACGGCACTTCCACGCCTATCGCTCGGACGATCGCTTTATGATGTTTTATCCGATTACTTCACGAGCGAAGAATTGAAGTATTCTTTTACATTCCAAGCGAAATACTTAGGCATGTCAGCTTGGGAATGTCCGGGTGGTTTTTCGATCTTGTCTTACATGGAACATGCTTACGGTGTCCACCATCCGATTGGTGGGATGCATCAAGTACCACTTGCAATGCAACGTGCGATTGAGGAGTTAGGCGGAACCGTACAGTTGGGTGCGGGCGTCGAACAATTGATTTTAAACGGAAAAGCTGTCGAAGGAGTCATCCTCGAATCAGGTCAACATGAGTTATTCGATGAAGTCATCATCGGTGCCGATTTCGCACATGCGATGAATCATCTGGTGCCGGAAGGGGTTTTGAAAAAATGGTCCCGACCAAAAATTGACCGCAAAAAATTCTCGTGTTCGACGTTCATGTTATACCTTGGTGTCAACCGGACGTTCGATGCACCACACCATACGATTTACTTTGCAGAGGATTATGAGAAAAACGTTCGCGAGATGACGCAGACGTTAGAATTGTCGGATGACTTTTCATTCTATGTTCAAAATCCATCCGTCCTTGATCCAACGCTAGCACCTGAAGGCAAGTCTGCTATGTATGTCCTAGTGCCGGTGCCGAACAATTACTCTGAACTCGATTGGTCGATCGAAGGACCGAAACTACGTCGTCGTGTTCTGGACGCTCTTGAAACGCGTTCACCGTATCAAGGGATTGAGGCGGCAATCGAAGTCGAAGAGATGTTCACGCCAGACGACTGGGAAGCGATGGGGATCCATCAAGGCGCGACGTTCAATCTCGGTCATCAGTTGACACAGATGATGTACTTCCGACCGCATAATCAATTTGAAGAGCTCGATCATCTGTATCTCGTCGGAGGTGGCACACATCCGGGTAGCGGATTACCGACGATTTTCGAATCCGCGCGTATCACGGCAGAACTCGTGCTCAAAAAAGAAGGGGTGCGGACATGA
- a CDS encoding phytoene desaturase family protein produces MKIGFVGAGVGTLHAALLLTARHLGVEITIFEKEAHVGGRLRSVDFESGGRIDEGPTIVLMPGKLKEQLAEAGVTGVELERVDPLYDLHFDDGTVVTKVADVVDQAIAIERQFGEGRGFYEFMHQKEKDYETSVSKFLERGYRRKTELLHPDMMRPLLQMHALETAHDHLKRYFKSKYLRMAYSFPTFYIGGNPYTTPSIYGLIPYREQAEGVWYVKGGYFSLAERMYDTLVERGVRFVFEAPVERVVVDQGQAKEIVLQDGTQEAFDQIVLNGEFPLMERLVEGKQPKTYTPSGGTLLLYFKMKGKVDLPVHRFLMPNDLEPLMTNIFKKGRLPEHPAVYLFHPSRIDRSLTGTDDSVVYSLIPSPRGYGVEDYEKVDFIETVLEKIEHHHPGFREKIQEMKIRTPNDAQAFGLYQGGSFGIAPTIRQSAALKTQAKPYPDIDRLYAVGASVHPCGGVPVVMMGATILVNRMEQEMGWKHEFSDDPERVYQM; encoded by the coding sequence ATGAAAATAGGATTCGTAGGAGCCGGTGTCGGTACACTGCATGCAGCGCTTTTGCTGACAGCAAGACATCTCGGAGTCGAGATTACGATTTTTGAAAAAGAAGCGCATGTCGGTGGTCGATTACGATCCGTCGATTTTGAATCGGGTGGCCGTATCGATGAAGGTCCGACGATCGTCCTGATGCCAGGCAAGTTAAAAGAGCAGTTGGCAGAAGCCGGCGTGACGGGAGTAGAACTTGAACGGGTCGATCCATTGTATGACCTTCACTTCGACGATGGTACGGTCGTTACGAAAGTAGCCGATGTCGTGGATCAAGCGATCGCGATCGAACGTCAATTCGGTGAAGGGCGTGGATTTTATGAATTCATGCATCAAAAAGAAAAGGATTATGAGACGAGTGTATCGAAATTTTTAGAACGTGGTTATCGTCGGAAGACGGAATTGTTGCACCCAGACATGATGCGTCCATTACTACAGATGCATGCTCTAGAGACTGCACATGACCATTTGAAGCGATACTTCAAGAGTAAATATTTGCGCATGGCATACAGTTTCCCAACATTTTATATCGGCGGAAACCCTTATACGACACCATCGATTTACGGTTTGATTCCGTACCGGGAACAAGCAGAAGGTGTCTGGTATGTAAAAGGTGGCTATTTCTCGCTTGCTGAACGCATGTACGACACATTAGTCGAACGTGGTGTCCGATTCGTCTTCGAGGCACCCGTTGAACGAGTCGTCGTCGACCAAGGACAGGCAAAGGAAATCGTCTTACAAGATGGCACCCAGGAAGCATTCGATCAAATCGTATTAAACGGAGAGTTTCCATTGATGGAACGCCTTGTAGAAGGTAAACAACCTAAGACCTATACACCTTCAGGCGGTACGCTATTGCTATATTTCAAGATGAAAGGAAAAGTCGATTTACCGGTGCATCGCTTTTTGATGCCAAACGACTTGGAACCGCTCATGACGAATATCTTTAAAAAAGGACGATTACCTGAACATCCGGCAGTCTATCTGTTCCATCCGAGTCGGATTGACCGTAGTTTAACAGGAACGGACGATAGCGTCGTCTATTCATTAATTCCTTCTCCGCGTGGCTATGGTGTAGAAGATTATGAAAAAGTAGACTTCATTGAGACCGTACTTGAAAAAATCGAGCATCATCATCCGGGATTCCGGGAAAAGATACAAGAAATGAAGATTCGTACACCGAATGATGCACAGGCCTTTGGATTATATCAGGGAGGTAGTTTTGGGATTGCGCCGACGATTCGTCAATCGGCTGCCTTAAAGACACAGGCAAAACCGTATCCGGATATCGATCGATTATATGCCGTCGGTGCATCGGTGCATCCGTGTGGAGGAGTACCAGTCGTCATGATGGGCGCAACGATACTCGTAAACCGAATGGAACAAGAGATGGGGTGGAAACATGAATTCAGTGACGATCCAGAACGCGTATATCAAATGTGA
- a CDS encoding phytoene/squalene synthase family protein: MNSVTIQNAYIKCEEVIQSGSKTFYKAFSLLPKADRQAVYAIYTFCRFLDDTVDESDTPKDSLMAFLDEFKRFRDGEVLDKPLWIALADVFERYEMDETPFLELAEGMRWDIEKNRYQTLEETEQYSYYVASTVGLMLLPILAPQQPDLRKSAIDLGIAMQLTNILRDVGEDAKRGRIYLPHSWMETYGVTAESLLAGRPSGDFIGLWEEVALRAEHLYDAAIPSFERYPRESRRALKAAAFLYRGILDAARDNHYDVFTKRAYVSRWQKMKLLATI, from the coding sequence ATGAATTCAGTGACGATCCAGAACGCGTATATCAAATGTGAGGAAGTCATTCAGTCCGGATCTAAGACGTTCTATAAAGCCTTTTCACTCTTACCAAAAGCAGATCGACAAGCTGTTTATGCCATCTATACATTTTGCCGGTTCCTCGATGATACCGTCGATGAGTCGGATACGCCGAAAGATAGCTTGATGGCTTTCTTAGATGAATTCAAACGATTCCGTGATGGCGAAGTATTAGATAAACCGTTATGGATTGCGTTGGCAGACGTATTTGAACGTTATGAAATGGATGAGACACCATTCCTTGAGCTCGCGGAAGGGATGCGTTGGGATATCGAGAAAAATCGTTATCAGACGCTTGAAGAGACAGAGCAATACAGCTACTACGTAGCGAGTACTGTCGGTTTGATGCTGTTGCCCATCCTTGCACCGCAACAGCCTGATCTCCGTAAGTCTGCTATTGATCTTGGAATCGCGATGCAATTAACGAATATTTTACGAGATGTTGGTGAAGATGCAAAACGCGGCCGTATCTACTTGCCTCATTCATGGATGGAGACATACGGTGTCACAGCCGAGTCGTTACTCGCTGGTCGTCCTTCAGGAGACTTCATCGGTCTCTGGGAAGAGGTTGCACTTCGAGCAGAGCATCTGTATGACGCGGCGATTCCATCGTTTGAACGGTATCCACGAGAGAGTCGGCGTGCTCTAAAAGCTGCTGCCTTCCTGTACCGTGGTATACTCGATGCAGCGCGGGATAATCACTACGACGTCTTTACAAAACGGGCGTACGTCAGCCGTTGGCAAAAAATGAAGTTACTTGCAACGATTTAA
- a CDS encoding phytoene desaturase family protein, whose product MKHIAVIGAGLGGLSAAISLAAKGFRVTVIERNTHIGGKMMPIVTEGHRFDFGPNTITMPEVFQSVILESGADPDEYFTFTKLERHTVNHFSDGRTLTFSSGREAMRTEVDRFTNGQLSKNDITGYQEEVAKLHTIAKQQFFTNIDSFIRPSLWRDMLKVHPFQNLHGLHKHYFKDKGLIQALDRYATYIGSSPYQTPATFSLIAHLELNDGVYFTNGGNTAIAEGFARRAKELGVVFRLGDEVTQIEVVDGQATEIELNHLEYLPVDFVVMNGDLLTQYPRLISETARPDFKNPTPAQVEPSISAYVRCIGLSRRIEGLAHHNVFFSSDYEAEFKALFDEKRYAEEPTIYISNSSVTAPEMGQAGDNLFVLVNAPATDTGHAIDFDTYDQLINQRLQSFGIDISSDVVFEQRVTPQDIEQTFFAYHGSLYGLSSNGIRSSFLRPSNRSKNVHNLFFAGGSTHPGGGSPMVTLSGKLASERIVSAVAATL is encoded by the coding sequence ATGAAACATATAGCTGTCATCGGAGCCGGTCTTGGTGGACTAAGCGCTGCCATCTCATTAGCAGCAAAAGGATTTCGCGTCACGGTCATCGAGCGTAATACACATATCGGTGGCAAAATGATGCCGATCGTCACAGAAGGACATCGCTTCGATTTTGGTCCGAACACAATCACGATGCCGGAAGTTTTTCAGTCTGTCATTCTTGAATCCGGTGCGGATCCCGATGAGTACTTTACATTCACGAAACTTGAACGTCATACGGTCAATCATTTTTCCGACGGAAGAACATTAACATTTTCGTCTGGACGCGAAGCGATGCGGACAGAAGTAGATCGTTTCACGAACGGTCAGTTGTCGAAGAACGATATTACAGGTTACCAAGAAGAAGTGGCGAAGTTGCATACGATCGCAAAACAACAATTCTTTACGAACATTGATTCATTCATCCGCCCCTCACTCTGGCGAGACATGTTGAAAGTGCATCCTTTCCAAAACCTTCATGGGTTGCATAAGCACTACTTTAAGGATAAAGGGTTGATTCAGGCACTCGATCGTTATGCGACGTATATCGGGAGTAGTCCGTATCAAACACCCGCTACTTTCAGTTTAATCGCTCATTTAGAACTGAATGACGGTGTCTACTTCACAAATGGCGGTAATACAGCAATCGCAGAAGGATTCGCCCGACGTGCAAAAGAACTAGGTGTCGTCTTCCGTCTTGGCGATGAAGTGACACAGATCGAAGTCGTCGATGGACAAGCAACGGAAATTGAATTGAATCACTTGGAATATCTACCGGTTGACTTCGTCGTCATGAACGGTGATTTGTTGACACAATATCCACGCCTGATTTCAGAAACGGCACGACCTGATTTTAAAAATCCAACACCTGCTCAAGTCGAACCGTCGATTTCGGCCTACGTCCGATGCATCGGTCTCTCACGTCGAATCGAAGGGCTGGCTCATCATAACGTCTTCTTCTCTTCGGATTACGAAGCTGAGTTCAAGGCACTCTTTGATGAAAAACGGTACGCTGAGGAGCCGACGATCTATATCTCGAATTCTTCCGTCACAGCACCAGAAATGGGACAAGCGGGTGACAACTTATTCGTGCTCGTCAATGCACCGGCAACGGATACTGGACATGCGATTGATTTTGATACGTATGATCAACTGATCAATCAACGATTGCAGTCCTTTGGAATTGATATTTCGTCCGATGTCGTCTTCGAACAACGAGTCACGCCACAGGATATTGAACAAACCTTCTTTGCTTATCACGGTTCATTGTATGGCTTGTCCTCCAATGGCATCCGGTCGTCTTTCCTCCGTCCGAGCAACCGTTCAAAGAATGTTCACAATTTGTTTTTTGCCGGTGGATCAACGCATCCTGGTGGTGGTAGTCCAATGGTGACGCTTTCAGGAAAACTAGCAAGTGAACGAATCGTCTCCGCTGTCGCCGCTACCCTGTGA
- a CDS encoding glycosyltransferase, whose product MSWFFLFFALAVCLYTWINLAFLPRLTDPVQPDSLAICIPLRNEERNVRKLLDALEPALTPGMHVYLYEDRSTDRTRELLLNRIGQDDRFTVIDGLPLPTGWAGKVHACHQLAKRTTEDYLLFLDADVTLTPDAICRLYGTLRTEQAVFLSGFPSFPVPTFLGKCLIPMQHVLIAQHLPIPFRKVKHPAFAAANGMVVLVERHAYDQVGGHESIQSALVDDLELCRTFKRYGLTTTLVEVAPAVSCDMYATNDEVWQGFLKNVFRGMNDSYVVGLYFLLFYLVQASVLPYLILHPSWQMGGALILLYLARFRIDRAARIRHVWWLHPLAVFLYVILLASAMIRSFRKREITWKGRTYS is encoded by the coding sequence ATGAGTTGGTTCTTTCTCTTCTTCGCTCTAGCTGTCTGTCTCTACACATGGATCAATTTAGCTTTCTTACCACGATTAACGGATCCCGTTCAACCAGATAGTCTAGCAATTTGCATCCCGTTACGGAATGAGGAGCGTAATGTACGAAAATTATTAGACGCATTAGAACCCGCTCTGACACCAGGGATGCACGTTTACTTATATGAAGACCGCTCGACCGATCGGACACGCGAGTTATTGCTTAATCGGATCGGTCAAGACGACCGTTTTACAGTGATTGATGGTCTTCCCTTACCAACAGGCTGGGCAGGAAAGGTTCATGCGTGTCATCAACTCGCGAAACGAACGACAGAGGACTATCTGTTATTTCTCGATGCTGATGTGACACTGACACCGGATGCGATTTGTCGCTTATACGGAACGTTACGAACAGAACAAGCCGTTTTCCTTTCCGGTTTCCCATCCTTTCCTGTACCGACGTTTCTCGGGAAGTGTTTGATTCCGATGCAACATGTTCTTATCGCGCAGCATCTTCCGATTCCGTTTCGCAAGGTGAAACATCCAGCGTTTGCTGCAGCCAACGGCATGGTCGTGCTCGTCGAACGACACGCGTATGACCAAGTCGGTGGACATGAAAGCATCCAATCGGCTCTCGTTGACGATTTAGAACTTTGTCGTACATTTAAACGATACGGGTTGACGACGACGCTCGTCGAAGTCGCCCCAGCAGTCTCTTGTGATATGTACGCCACGAACGACGAAGTCTGGCAAGGTTTTCTAAAGAATGTCTTTCGTGGGATGAACGATTCTTATGTCGTCGGATTATACTTTCTACTCTTTTACTTGGTTCAAGCAAGTGTCCTACCTTATCTCATCCTTCACCCATCCTGGCAGATGGGTGGCGCACTGATTCTTCTTTACTTAGCACGATTCCGGATCGATCGTGCGGCACGAATCCGACATGTTTGGTGGCTCCATCCACTGGCGGTATTCCTTTATGTCATCTTGCTAGCAAGTGCAATGATTCGAAGCTTTAGGAAACGGGAAATCACATGGAAGGGTAGGACCTATTCATAA
- a CDS encoding lysophospholipid acyltransferase family protein has protein sequence MKEANKSKLAEFVFHTYVDHALIRRHFHRVLYRADDLPVPGLMLATHSSWWDGMILFHLDQTCFHHDPYVMIDQAGLARFPFFSRLGAFSVDRTSFADIKTSLHYAKERLQNGSSVWMFPQGEERHQEDRPLRLASGATHLTRHTDYVSLVAFYYSYGHEQQPDVYIRTRRFHPLPDERSSAQAKRLTTELTALYDDIRADAIAERVDLYRCISTRREPLPARTERWLRALRS, from the coding sequence TTGAAAGAAGCAAACAAAAGCAAATTAGCTGAATTCGTATTTCATACGTATGTCGATCATGCTTTGATCCGACGTCATTTCCACCGTGTCTTATATCGAGCAGACGATCTACCTGTCCCTGGTCTCATGCTTGCTACGCACAGTTCTTGGTGGGATGGTATGATTCTTTTTCATTTGGATCAGACCTGTTTTCATCACGACCCCTACGTCATGATTGACCAAGCAGGTCTTGCTCGTTTCCCGTTCTTCTCCCGTCTCGGAGCTTTCTCTGTTGACCGGACATCATTCGCTGATATCAAGACAAGCCTTCATTATGCAAAAGAACGACTTCAAAATGGCAGCAGCGTCTGGATGTTTCCTCAAGGCGAGGAACGTCATCAAGAGGACCGTCCGCTTCGCTTAGCAAGTGGTGCCACACATTTGACGCGTCATACGGATTACGTGTCTCTCGTCGCCTTTTATTATTCATATGGCCATGAACAGCAACCGGACGTCTACATCCGGACGCGTCGCTTTCATCCATTACCTGACGAACGATCAAGTGCTCAGGCAAAACGACTGACAACAGAACTAACTGCTTTATACGACGACATTCGAGCAGATGCCATTGCGGAACGTGTTGATTTGTATCGCTGTATCTCTACCCGAAGGGAACCACTTCCTGCACGAACGGAGCGCTGGTTACGGGCACTTCGGTCATGA